One window from the genome of Cryptomeria japonica chromosome 6, Sugi_1.0, whole genome shotgun sequence encodes:
- the LOC131068632 gene encoding anthocyanidin-3-O-glucoside rhamnosyltransferase, whose protein sequence is MDSQRKHVEVVMLPWLAQGHITPFFNLSKTLAKHEAIKVSILSTPVNISRIKERLQPGDSIELLEIPLPSVDGLPAGDECTADIEPEIAHLLHEAFDKLAGPLETLLRSLSPDFLIHDLLAVWAAPIAAELGIHTLAFSVYSPAAFSYVLSHSKHRPVNGVDKTPEDLSRPAPGYPSAAISMHPFEARQMVRLFMASHQGPTVSELGYQYSWGILIKSCFEEEDKYLQYLSHITGKPVISVGPLMLLEGRVGVEDEDGDHELVKWLDKQEASSVVFVAFGSESFLSAEQITELAFALEDTGRPFLWSLRSSEGTRTPLSFLPEGFEGRTRERGMVIGGWVPQQRIVSHSSVGSYVTHGGWSSVMEAWLYSGLPLVLIPLRNDQGLNCRHIARELNAGVEVERTEEGLFRREDVCQAVNTVMGDDKRGAEIRSRVEALRGVIVFNGGRRHAVIRELVDHMKSMAVSDKAQ, encoded by the coding sequence ATGGACTCCCAGCGGAAACATGTAGAGGTAGTGATGCTACCATGGCTGGCACAGGGCCATATTACTCCTTTCTTCAATCTCTCAAAGACCCTAGCAAAGCACGAGGCTATCAAGGTCTCCATACTGTCAACTCCTGTGAATATATCCCGTATCAAAGAACGCTTACAGCCTGGGGACTCGATCGAGCTGTTGGAGATACCATTGCCCTCTGTCGACGGCCTGCCTGCAGGCGACGAATGCACAGCGGACATTGAACCAGAAATCGCACATCTCCTCCACGAGGCATTCGACAAATTAGCAGGGCCCTTGGAGACCCTGTTGCGCAGCCTTTCCCCAGATTTTCTGATCCACGACCTCCTGGCCGTGTGGGCTGCGCCCATTGCCGCTGAGCTGGGAATTCACACCCTCGCCTTCTCTGTCTACAGTCCTGCGGCATTTAGCTACGTGCTCAGCCATTCAAAGCACAGGCCCGTCAATGGAGTGGATAAAACGCCCGAGGATTTGAGTCGCCCGGCTCCTGGCTATCCTTCCGCGGCTATTTCAATGCATCCGTTCGAAGCCCGCCAGATGGTGAGATTGTTCATGGCCAGCCATCAAGGTCCTACTGTGTCGGAGCTGGGATACCAGTACTCGTGGGGAATACTCATAAAGTCGTGTTTTGAAGAGGAGGACAAGTATCTGCAATATCTAAGTCATATCACGGGAAAGCCTGTGATTTCCGTGGGTCCATTAATGCTGCTTGAGGGCCGGGTGGGCGTGGAGGATGAGGATGGAGATCATGAACTGGTAAAGTGGCTGGACAAACAAGAGGCCTCGTCGGTGGTGTTTGTGGCCTTCGGAAGTGAGTCCTTTCTGTCGGCAGAGCAAATTACGGAGCTGGCGTTTGCACTGGAGGACACTGGCCGGCCCTTTCTCTGGTCATTGAGATCTTCGGAGGGGACTCGGACTCCATTGTCGTTTCTGCCGGAGGGTTTTGAAGGGCGGACCCGTGAACGAGGGATGGTGATTGGCGGGTGGGTGCCTCAGCAGCGCATCGTTTCTCATTCTTCCGTGGGGAGCTATGTTACCCACGGCGGGTGGAGCTCGGTGATGGAAGCATGGCTTTACTCCGGGTTACCCCTGGTTCTTATTCCGCTGCGGAACGATCAGGGACTTAACTGTCGACATATAGCTCGGGAATTGAACGCCGGAGTTGAAGTGGAAAGGACCGAGGAGGGGCTTTTTCGCAGAGAGGATGTTTGTCAAGCGGTGAATACGGTGATGGGTGATGATAAGAGAGGTGCAGAGATTCGGTCGAGGGTGGAAGCGCTCCGTGGTGTGATCGTCTTTAATGGAGGACGTCGGCATGCAGTTATCCGGGAGCTGGTGGATCACATGAAGAGCATGGCTGTGTCGGATAAGGCTCAGTAG